A stretch of Treponema primitia ZAS-1 DNA encodes these proteins:
- a CDS encoding ABC transporter substrate-binding protein: MKKYLTLFTLLICGIASTLSAGGKKESGPKDTVVFGVNVAAQGVFHPTVNTSNGDREVALLVFNRLIKLGPDGTWVPELAESFTLSPDATSVTFKLRQDIKWSDGQPFTAEDAAFTYETLAHGKFVRGNDVFAQKLLGFEEYNTGKTAHVAGVKVIDPYTVSFTFSGPYRDALVKFTDQAVFAKHIWEKVPVEGWLDATELLRNPVGTGPYTVAQFVPDQYIRLTAKEDYFKGAPKIKTFILKVSNPDTRQTEVLNGDLDVARIASWKDRDLKPYTDAGFNFAEIKAIMAYYLVFNTTEKNLADPLVRHAIFTALDRPAIINLIENGHAIVSESLFDPNQPVYPKDIAKYTYDVNKAKDLLRQAGWVDTNSDGIVDKNGQNLKLTLRYDNVDDTVLAQAVQAYIKAIGIDLEIIGSDFNTVLSVLRSTTEPFDLAFMGSSSRPNPGSHGSVRWMARYNDTEELRLYDSANDAGTDAEAAATWGAWAKYIHEKLPIGIIYIKSTGYAVNPRLVGYEPYGIEWFPNVETWYFK; encoded by the coding sequence CCCTGCTGATCTGCGGCATAGCATCCACCCTTAGCGCTGGTGGAAAAAAAGAGTCCGGTCCCAAGGACACCGTTGTTTTCGGTGTGAATGTGGCCGCCCAGGGCGTTTTCCACCCCACGGTCAACACCTCAAACGGGGACCGTGAAGTGGCGCTTCTGGTGTTTAACCGCCTGATAAAATTAGGCCCCGATGGCACTTGGGTACCCGAGCTTGCGGAAAGCTTCACCCTTAGTCCGGATGCCACAAGTGTAACCTTCAAACTCCGGCAGGACATAAAGTGGTCCGACGGACAGCCCTTCACCGCCGAAGACGCCGCCTTTACCTACGAGACCCTGGCCCACGGCAAATTTGTCCGGGGCAACGATGTGTTCGCCCAAAAGCTCCTGGGCTTTGAGGAGTACAACACCGGCAAGACCGCCCATGTTGCGGGTGTCAAAGTTATTGATCCCTACACGGTGAGCTTTACCTTCTCCGGCCCTTACCGGGATGCGTTGGTCAAATTTACCGACCAGGCGGTTTTTGCAAAACATATTTGGGAAAAAGTACCCGTAGAGGGCTGGCTTGACGCCACGGAGCTTCTGCGGAATCCGGTTGGTACCGGCCCCTATACGGTCGCCCAATTTGTGCCCGATCAATACATCAGGCTCACCGCAAAGGAAGACTACTTCAAGGGCGCGCCCAAAATAAAAACATTTATTTTAAAAGTCTCCAATCCTGATACACGGCAGACGGAAGTCCTTAACGGCGATCTGGATGTGGCGCGTATCGCTTCCTGGAAAGACCGGGACCTCAAGCCCTATACCGATGCGGGCTTCAATTTTGCGGAGATCAAGGCCATCATGGCCTATTACCTTGTGTTCAATACCACCGAAAAAAATCTCGCCGACCCCCTGGTGCGGCATGCAATTTTTACGGCCCTTGACCGGCCCGCCATCATCAACCTGATTGAAAATGGCCATGCCATCGTATCGGAAAGCCTGTTTGATCCCAACCAGCCGGTCTACCCCAAGGATATAGCAAAATACACCTACGATGTGAACAAGGCAAAGGATCTGCTCCGCCAGGCCGGATGGGTCGATACAAACAGCGACGGTATTGTTGACAAGAACGGACAGAACCTCAAGCTGACCCTGCGTTATGACAATGTGGATGATACCGTCCTTGCACAGGCGGTGCAGGCATATATAAAGGCTATTGGGATCGACCTCGAAATTATCGGTTCCGATTTTAACACCGTGCTTTCAGTCCTGCGCAGCACCACCGAGCCCTTTGATCTGGCGTTCATGGGCTCCTCCTCCAGACCGAATCCGGGCAGCCACGGCAGCGTCAGGTGGATGGCGCGCTATAACGATACTGAGGAGCTGCGGCTCTATGATTCAGCCAATGACGCCGGTACGGACGCGGAAGCTGCTGCAACGTGGGGCGCCTGGGCAAAGTATATCCACGAAAAACTTCCCATCGGCATAATTTATATTAAGTCCACCGGCTATGCGGTGAATCCCCGCTTGGTCGGTTACGAACCCTACGGAATCGAATGGTTCCCCAATGTAGAAACCTGGTACTTTAAGTAA